The genome window ACTTCGCAGACGGCGTCGGCGATCTGGGGGTAGGCGCCGCAGCGGCACAGGTTGCCGCTCATGAGTTCGCGCACGTCGTCGCGGGTACGGGCCTGGCCTTCCTGCATCAGGCCCAGGGCCGAGCAGAGCTGGCCCGGGGTGCAGTAGCCGCACTGGAAGGCGTCGTGCTCGATGAAGGCCTCCTGCAAGGGGTGCAGGGCCTCTCCCTCTGCCAGGCCTTCGACGGTGGTGATCTCGCGCCCGTCCTGCATCACGGCCAGGGTCAGGCAGGCATTGATGCGGCGTCCGTCGACCAGGACGGTGCAGGCACCGCACTGGCCGTGGTCGCAGCCCTTCTTGGTCCCGGTGAGGCCGGCGCGCTCGCGCAGCAGGTCGAGCAGGGTGACCCAGGACTCGACCTCGAACCGTCGTTCCTGGCGATTGATGTGCAGCCGCAGCGGGTACTGCTTGTAGAGTTCCATGGCCTTCCCCTCGATGAACGGAGGCCCGACCTTACACCGCTGGCGGTTGTCGCTCGGTTAAGTCACACACCGAAATCGCTTCCGCAACCGCCCGGCGTGGCGCAGGTGGAAGGATGTTTGCCGACCGTTAACGTATGACCAGAACGCGCGCCGCCGGGTCGCGGGCCAGCACGAAGCGCGCGACCGATTCCGTGGTCACGGTGTCGATCTGGCCGGCGAGGCGGCGCGCAGTCGGGTGGTCGTCGAAGGCGACGTTGGCGCGAAACAGGCGGGCGCCCAGGCGCACCGAGGCCGGAATCTCGACCGTGATCGGGGCGAAGCCGGCCTGGCGCAGCCAGCGCTGGGCGGCCTCCCGCCCGGGCGCGGGTTCGTCTGCGGCGGCCGCAGCCAAGGTCTCCAGCACCCACTGGTTGGAGTTCTGGTAGCGGGTGGAGAAGGCATAGGACAGCATGTTGTAGCGCGGCTCGTGCAGGCGCAGGCCGGCCCTGGCCGCCATCGCCCGCGCGAGCCGGGCCTGCAGCTCCGGGCCGGGAATCACGACTTGCGCCTCGAAGCGGAACAGGTCGGACAGGAAGAAGTTGCCCATGCCTTCGTCGTAGAGGGCGGAACGGTCGGAGCCGCAATCGTTGAGGGCGTGGACCAAGGTCCAGCGCCCCGCGTGGTGCTCGCGCACCACGATCCCCATGTGCGAGTAGCGCACGCCATAGC of Massilia sp. KIM contains these proteins:
- a CDS encoding (2Fe-2S)-binding protein produces the protein MELYKQYPLRLHINRQERRFEVESWVTLLDLLRERAGLTGTKKGCDHGQCGACTVLVDGRRINACLTLAVMQDGREITTVEGLAEGEALHPLQEAFIEHDAFQCGYCTPGQLCSALGLMQEGQARTRDDVRELMSGNLCRCGAYPQIADAVCEVLGIEQQRGEAERRQDRGPFTTGGVLA
- a CDS encoding DUF2145 domain-containing protein — its product is MTRLLALILAVLLATALPARAGQGCSEAPLGASEALQSIELAQRTVRVLEDSGASVALVSRAGQDLDRYGVRYSHMGIVVREHHAGRWTLVHALNDCGSDRSALYDEGMGNFFLSDLFRFEAQVVIPGPELQARLARAMAARAGLRLHEPRYNMLSYAFSTRYQNSNQWVLETLAAAAADEPAPGREAAQRWLRQAGFAPITVEIPASVRLGARLFRANVAFDDHPTARRLAGQIDTVTTESVARFVLARDPAARVLVIR